The Roseateles sp. XES5 genome window below encodes:
- a CDS encoding Ku protein codes for MAPRSFWKGYLKLSLVTCPVAMSPAISQEDKVRFRTLNGKTGNPVVSRYVDAVTGKAVNEDDEVKGYPRGEDDYVMLEDEEIEAVALESTRTIDIETFVPRESIAWIWYDSPHYLVPNDAVGEEAFSVIREAMASTGTVGISRLVLYRRERAVMLEPRGKGIVLWTLRYGDEVREEKHYFAGLKQVKPESKALSLVKTLIKQRTKDWDPKMADDPVQERLLDIIAAKKKGRKRPAKTKTPPPSAGNVINIMDALRKSIKAEGKGK; via the coding sequence ATGGCGCCGCGCTCGTTCTGGAAGGGCTATCTGAAGCTCTCGCTGGTCACCTGCCCGGTGGCCATGTCTCCGGCCATCTCGCAGGAGGACAAGGTCCGCTTCCGCACGCTCAACGGCAAGACCGGCAATCCGGTGGTCAGCCGCTATGTCGATGCCGTCACCGGCAAGGCGGTGAACGAGGACGACGAGGTGAAGGGCTATCCGCGCGGCGAGGATGACTATGTGATGCTGGAGGACGAGGAGATCGAGGCGGTGGCGCTGGAAAGCACGCGCACCATCGACATCGAGACTTTCGTGCCGCGCGAATCCATCGCATGGATCTGGTACGATTCCCCGCATTATCTCGTGCCGAACGATGCGGTCGGCGAGGAGGCGTTTTCCGTCATTCGCGAGGCCATGGCCTCGACCGGAACGGTCGGCATTTCCCGGCTGGTGCTCTATCGCCGCGAACGGGCAGTGATGCTGGAGCCGCGCGGCAAGGGCATCGTCTTGTGGACGCTGCGTTACGGCGACGAGGTGCGCGAGGAGAAGCATTATTTTGCCGGGCTCAAGCAGGTGAAACCGGAATCGAAAGCCCTGTCGCTGGTCAAGACGCTCATCAAGCAACGCACGAAGGACTGGGATCCGAAGATGGCAGACGATCCGGTGCAGGAACGGCTGCTCGATATCATCGCGGCGAAGAAGAAGGGCCGCAAGCGCCCCGCCAAGACCAAGACGCCGCCGCCGTCGGCGGGCAATGTCATCAATATCATGGATGCCCTGCGCAAGAGCATCAAGGCGGAAGGCAAGGGCAAATAG
- a CDS encoding DUF3175 domain-containing protein: MTMAKKKWSQDVTENSDAMDLKDGVFKQRSAVTIAASLKQSAEASDRRKSSPFRSAMSMLTFYINRAGDQLPDSRRKTLEKAKDALRKDFGKVPKADK; encoded by the coding sequence ATGACCATGGCAAAGAAGAAATGGTCGCAGGACGTGACGGAAAACAGCGATGCGATGGACCTGAAGGACGGCGTCTTCAAGCAGCGCAGCGCCGTGACGATCGCCGCGTCCCTCAAGCAGTCGGCGGAGGCGAGCGACCGGCGCAAGTCGAGCCCCTTCCGCTCGGCCATGTCCATGCTGACCTTCTACATCAACCGCGCGGGTGACCAGCTTCCCGACAGTCGCCGCAAGACTCTGGAAAAGGCCAAGGACGCGTTACGCAAGGATTTCGGCAAAGTGCCGAAGGCGGACAAGTGA
- a CDS encoding cupin domain-containing protein — MKQPETLFFPASEWVPNHPFLPVLVYRDVLPPAQKDRAGTFEQLFREAGWQDIWRNGVFSYQHYHVGAHEVLGIAEGTAELLLGGPDGKSVSVRAGDCLVLPAGTGHKRESASGDLLVVGAYPPGQHADIETAAATPGELQIIATLPIPASDPVYGRDGPLRTLWSDGADG, encoded by the coding sequence ATGAAACAACCCGAAACCCTCTTCTTCCCCGCCAGCGAATGGGTGCCCAACCACCCCTTCCTGCCCGTGCTGGTCTACCGGGACGTCCTGCCGCCGGCGCAGAAGGACCGCGCGGGCACCTTTGAACAGCTGTTCCGCGAGGCGGGATGGCAGGATATCTGGCGCAACGGCGTCTTTTCCTATCAGCACTACCATGTCGGCGCACATGAGGTGCTCGGCATTGCGGAGGGAACGGCGGAACTGCTGCTCGGCGGCCCCGATGGCAAAAGCGTTTCCGTACGCGCGGGCGACTGTCTGGTTCTGCCCGCCGGTACGGGGCACAAGCGGGAAAGCGCCAGCGGCGATCTCTTGGTCGTCGGCGCCTATCCGCCCGGTCAGCACGCGGATATCGAGACGGCCGCGGCAACGCCGGGCGAGCTTCAGATCATCGCGACCCTGCCAATCCCGGCCTCAGATCCGGTCTACGGCCGTGACGGGCCGCTTCGCACTCTCTGGTCGGACGGCGCGGACGGCTAG
- a CDS encoding PPC domain-containing DNA-binding protein: protein MKHKLLASDAGERTYILVLDEGDEAFRCIADFVEREGITAASLTAIGAFRAAMIAFFAYETKSYEKIPVEVQSEVLSLMGDVAVDDKGKASLHLHVVLGFADGSTKGGHFLEGYVRPTLEVVLRETPSALRRRHNADLGIALIDLA, encoded by the coding sequence ATGAAGCACAAACTTCTGGCAAGCGATGCGGGCGAACGCACTTACATTCTCGTTCTCGACGAGGGCGACGAGGCTTTCCGATGCATTGCGGATTTCGTCGAGCGCGAGGGCATCACGGCCGCTTCGCTGACGGCGATCGGCGCCTTCCGGGCCGCGATGATCGCCTTCTTCGCCTATGAGACGAAGAGCTATGAAAAAATCCCGGTCGAGGTGCAGTCGGAAGTGCTCAGCCTGATGGGCGACGTGGCGGTGGACGACAAGGGGAAGGCCAGCCTGCATTTGCATGTGGTGCTCGGCTTTGCCGACGGGAGCACGAAGGGCGGCCATTTCCTCGAGGGCTATGTCCGCCCGACACTGGAAGTGGTGCTGCGCGAGACGCCGTCTGCCCTGCGGCGCCGACACAATGCCGACCTCGGTATCGCGCTGATCGACCTCGCCTAG
- the otsB gene encoding trehalose-phosphatase: MSEQEKSWPSDAAARHLIRRLVDTPERWALFLDIDGTLLDLAATPDEIQVPLSLPGDLAGVAGRLGGALALVTGRSLSYADGLFAPHRFPIAGLHGAEFRAPDGAVSAVAETAAFAMLKRRLVEKTVWMEGVLIEDKGAAVAAHYRLAPAYDTALEGIMRDFATEAGPGWVLQPGKMVFEIRPSRADKGEAVAAYLEQMPFAGRLPIAIGDDLTDETMFALANARGGQSIRVGSLSTATAALAKSSSPSALRSALSVIAAADMRKVASAS; encoded by the coding sequence ATGAGCGAACAGGAAAAATCGTGGCCGTCCGATGCCGCCGCCCGCCACCTTATTCGCCGTCTCGTCGACACGCCGGAGCGCTGGGCGCTCTTTCTCGACATCGACGGCACCCTGCTCGATCTTGCCGCCACGCCAGACGAAATCCAGGTGCCGCTGTCGTTGCCGGGCGATCTGGCGGGGGTTGCCGGACGGCTCGGCGGCGCGCTGGCGCTGGTGACGGGACGCAGCCTTTCCTACGCGGACGGGCTCTTCGCCCCGCACCGCTTTCCCATTGCCGGGCTGCATGGCGCAGAGTTTCGCGCGCCGGACGGGGCGGTGTCCGCCGTCGCCGAGACGGCGGCCTTTGCCATGCTGAAGCGCCGACTGGTGGAGAAGACGGTGTGGATGGAGGGCGTGCTGATCGAGGACAAGGGCGCGGCTGTCGCCGCGCATTACCGGCTGGCGCCCGCCTATGACACGGCGCTCGAGGGCATCATGCGCGATTTTGCGACGGAGGCGGGGCCGGGCTGGGTTCTGCAACCGGGCAAGATGGTTTTCGAAATCCGCCCCTCGCGCGCCGACAAGGGCGAGGCGGTGGCCGCCTATCTGGAGCAGATGCCCTTTGCGGGGCGTCTGCCGATTGCCATCGGCGACGACCTGACGGACGAAACCATGTTCGCCCTTGCCAATGCGCGCGGCGGCCAGTCGATCCGGGTGGGTTCCCTCAGCACCGCCACGGCGGCGCTGGCGAAGTCCTCGTCCCCCTCCGCGCTCCGCTCGGCGCTCTCTGTCATCGCGGCGGCGGACATGCGCAAGGTCGCCTCCGCCTCGTGA
- a CDS encoding ROK family protein yields the protein MAKQSVRSTEENGPLIAHGAEDLPAVAVASYSLEIRDKAGFVGDRANKGAFRRLLDDWRKRARKGGEDPLGDTATDDLSKKEIDAFLKDEETTAAALVRAAVDDLGEALAETLARYLQEDAWKGVKTIAVGGGFRDSKAGLMAIARAQLLLRAEGLKVTLAAIANHPDEAGLLGAVHLVPAWMLKGHDAILAVDIGGTNIRAGVVKLGNEPDFSEAKVWKSALWRHADDEPRRTATIDYLVQLIEGLIGKAEKAGVGLAPVIGVGCPGIIAADGSIARGGQNLPGGNWESTHFNLPEALRKAIPRIADQPTFIIMHNDAVVQGLSELPRMKDAKAWAAVTIGTGLGNVSFTNKET from the coding sequence ATGGCCAAGCAATCCGTCAGATCGACCGAGGAAAACGGTCCGCTCATCGCCCATGGAGCCGAGGACCTGCCCGCCGTGGCGGTGGCGAGCTACAGCCTGGAAATTCGCGATAAGGCGGGTTTCGTCGGCGACCGCGCCAACAAGGGCGCCTTCCGAAGGCTTCTCGACGACTGGCGCAAGCGGGCGCGCAAGGGCGGCGAGGATCCGCTGGGCGACACCGCGACCGACGACCTCTCCAAAAAGGAGATCGACGCGTTCCTGAAGGACGAGGAAACCACGGCGGCGGCGCTCGTGCGTGCCGCCGTCGACGACCTGGGCGAAGCGCTGGCCGAGACGCTCGCGCGCTATCTGCAGGAGGACGCCTGGAAGGGCGTGAAGACGATCGCGGTTGGTGGTGGCTTCCGGGACAGCAAGGCGGGCCTGATGGCGATTGCCCGCGCCCAACTGCTTCTGAGAGCCGAAGGGCTGAAGGTCACGCTCGCAGCGATCGCCAATCACCCCGACGAAGCCGGGCTTCTCGGCGCGGTGCATCTCGTGCCCGCCTGGATGCTGAAGGGGCATGACGCGATTCTCGCCGTCGATATCGGCGGCACCAACATCCGCGCCGGCGTCGTCAAGCTGGGGAACGAGCCGGATTTCTCCGAGGCGAAGGTCTGGAAGTCCGCGCTCTGGCGCCACGCCGACGACGAACCGCGGCGCACCGCCACCATCGACTATCTCGTGCAGCTCATCGAAGGCCTTATCGGCAAGGCGGAAAAGGCCGGTGTCGGCCTTGCCCCTGTCATCGGTGTCGGCTGCCCCGGCATCATCGCCGCGGACGGCTCGATTGCCCGCGGCGGGCAGAACCTGCCGGGCGGCAATTGGGAAAGCACGCACTTCAACCTGCCGGAGGCCCTGCGCAAGGCCATTCCGCGCATCGCCGACCAGCCGACCTTCATCATCATGCACAACGATGCCGTCGTGCAGGGCCTCTCCGAACTGCCGCGGATGAAGGACGCCAAAGCGTGGGCGGCGGTCACGATCGGCACCGGCCTCGGCAATGTCAGTTTCACCAACAAGGAGACCTAG
- a CDS encoding extracellular solute-binding protein, producing MKKLAATTLLLTGLAAGANAADPVIYTTNPVPAVEAVQAVIKEKAGLTTGIITGGSGVLLRRIEAEKAAPQGDVFWSSSANTMGAFKDVLEPYASPELAAVPADLRVADDYFQPANVHVVTLMVNTDQLNGTAAPADWKDLADPAWKGRIILPDPSNSSTGYTIVWGLSKLLDAETYKAVVANLVVSSSSSAVPKGVAMGEYAAGITFETNSYSYVDGGQTEISIVYPSSGTFTTPEYSALVKGGPAGEDAKKAIDALLSKESQIELLKVAFRRPSRTDIKVSDYVKLPELSSIKVFKIDEEEAAKNRDAFLAEWANLPKAGSSE from the coding sequence ATGAAGAAACTTGCCGCAACCACGCTGCTGCTGACCGGCCTTGCCGCCGGCGCCAATGCCGCCGATCCAGTCATCTACACCACCAATCCGGTGCCGGCCGTCGAAGCCGTGCAGGCCGTCATCAAGGAGAAGGCGGGGCTTACCACCGGCATCATCACCGGCGGCAGCGGCGTTCTGCTGCGCCGTATCGAGGCGGAGAAGGCCGCGCCCCAGGGCGACGTCTTCTGGTCGTCTTCGGCCAACACGATGGGCGCCTTCAAGGACGTGCTCGAACCCTATGCCTCGCCGGAACTTGCCGCCGTACCGGCGGACCTGCGCGTCGCCGACGATTATTTCCAGCCGGCCAACGTCCATGTCGTGACGCTGATGGTCAACACCGACCAGCTCAACGGCACGGCCGCGCCCGCCGACTGGAAGGACCTCGCCGATCCGGCCTGGAAGGGCCGCATCATCCTTCCCGATCCGTCGAACAGCTCGACCGGCTACACCATCGTCTGGGGTCTTTCCAAGCTGCTCGACGCGGAGACCTACAAGGCGGTCGTCGCCAATCTCGTCGTTTCCTCCTCGTCCTCGGCCGTGCCGAAGGGCGTCGCGATGGGCGAATATGCCGCCGGCATCACCTTCGAGACGAACAGCTACAGCTATGTCGACGGCGGCCAGACGGAGATCAGCATCGTCTATCCGTCCTCCGGCACGTTCACGACGCCGGAATATTCCGCGCTCGTGAAGGGCGGCCCGGCGGGTGAGGACGCCAAGAAGGCGATCGACGCGCTGCTGTCCAAGGAATCGCAGATCGAGCTGCTGAAGGTCGCCTTCCGCCGCCCGAGCCGCACCGACATCAAGGTTTCCGACTACGTCAAGCTGCCGGAACTCTCCTCGATCAAGGTCTTCAAGATCGACGAGGAAGAGGCCGCCAAGAACCGTGACGCCTTCCTCGCCGAATGGGCCAACCTGCCGAAGGCCGGTTCGAGCGAATAA
- a CDS encoding iron ABC transporter permease, which produces MTRVDLRSPWPWLSALALGLLGIFVLYPLLYIFTASFVGEGRSGWLQLMEDGRSLAAIGNTLLLATVVTLFSTLIGVPLAYVSARYRFRGKMFITLLPLITLVIPEVVTAQTWLMILGNNGVVTRFLKAYGIFLPSFYGWFGLITSMSFIYYTYVYIGTVAAIGKFDAQLEEAAQSLGTAPVRSRFDVMLPVIRPAILASALLVFTMVVGNFAISTILGHNVPLLSVAIYQAAVAEGASNLTMQSTLASTSVLIVMAVLFINRRIIAKGRYEIVQGRGAKPQPLRGTQGVLVSGAAGIVVAVSLLPLVTIAVGAFTVSRGPVMRWGEWTLDNMARVFITAPGPLVNSIVYAGIATVISVAFSTLVSYLVVKKPNLVTPLIDYVSAIPLALSGTVLGVGLLASFNGGFLALTGTSTIIVLAYVIRRMPFGMRNGQAILHNIPNSIEEASISLGSPPLRTFLRVVLPMMLPAVASAAILTWTTTVSELSASLLVYSGGRETLPIQIFRLIDSGLMAYASAYGLVLVAVILVPVVIATTVFKVDLFASK; this is translated from the coding sequence ATGACCCGCGTCGATCTCCGCTCTCCCTGGCCGTGGCTTTCGGCGCTTGCGCTGGGCCTTCTCGGCATCTTCGTGCTCTATCCGCTGCTCTACATCTTCACGGCGAGCTTCGTCGGGGAGGGCCGCTCGGGCTGGCTGCAGCTCATGGAGGATGGGCGCAGCCTTGCGGCCATCGGCAACACGCTGCTGCTCGCGACCGTCGTCACGTTGTTCTCCACGCTGATCGGCGTGCCGCTCGCCTATGTCTCGGCGCGCTACCGCTTCCGCGGCAAGATGTTCATCACGCTGCTGCCGCTCATCACGCTCGTCATCCCGGAAGTGGTGACGGCCCAGACCTGGCTGATGATCCTCGGCAACAACGGCGTCGTCACCCGGTTCCTGAAGGCCTACGGCATCTTCCTGCCGAGCTTCTACGGCTGGTTCGGCCTCATCACGTCGATGAGCTTCATCTATTACACCTATGTCTATATCGGCACGGTGGCGGCCATCGGCAAGTTCGACGCGCAGCTCGAAGAGGCCGCCCAGAGCCTCGGCACGGCGCCCGTTCGTTCGCGTTTCGACGTGATGCTGCCGGTCATCCGCCCGGCGATCCTCGCCTCGGCGCTGCTCGTCTTCACCATGGTCGTCGGCAACTTCGCCATCTCCACCATCCTCGGCCACAATGTGCCGCTGCTGTCGGTGGCGATCTACCAGGCGGCCGTCGCGGAGGGCGCGTCCAACCTCACCATGCAGAGCACGCTTGCCAGCACTTCGGTGCTGATCGTCATGGCCGTGCTCTTCATCAATCGCCGCATCATCGCCAAGGGCCGTTACGAGATCGTCCAGGGGAGGGGGGCCAAGCCGCAGCCGCTGAGGGGGACGCAAGGCGTGCTCGTCAGCGGCGCGGCTGGCATCGTCGTCGCCGTCTCGCTGCTGCCGCTCGTCACCATCGCGGTCGGCGCCTTCACGGTCTCGCGCGGCCCGGTCATGCGCTGGGGCGAATGGACGCTCGACAACATGGCGCGCGTCTTCATCACCGCGCCCGGCCCGCTGGTCAACTCGATCGTCTATGCCGGTATCGCCACCGTCATCTCGGTCGCCTTCTCCACACTGGTCAGCTACCTCGTCGTCAAGAAGCCGAACCTCGTCACGCCGCTGATCGACTATGTCTCGGCCATTCCGCTGGCGCTGTCCGGCACGGTGCTCGGCGTCGGCCTGCTGGCCTCGTTCAATGGCGGCTTCCTGGCGCTGACGGGCACCTCGACGATCATCGTGCTTGCCTATGTCATCCGTCGCATGCCCTTCGGCATGCGCAACGGCCAGGCGATCCTGCACAACATCCCGAACTCCATCGAGGAGGCCTCGATCAGCCTCGGCTCGCCGCCGCTGCGCACCTTCCTGCGCGTCGTGCTGCCGATGATGCTGCCCGCCGTCGCCTCCGCCGCGATCCTGACCTGGACGACCACGGTTTCCGAACTCTCGGCCTCGCTGCTCGTCTATTCCGGCGGGCGGGAAACCCTGCCGATCCAGATCTTCCGGCTCATCGATTCCGGCCTGATGGCCTACGCCTCGGCCTATGGCCTGGTGCTGGTCGCCGTGATCCTCGTGCCCGTCGTCATCGCCACCACCGTTTTCAAGGTCGACCTGTTCGCCTCGAAATGA
- a CDS encoding ABC transporter ATP-binding protein — protein sequence MGIAISNLSVKYGAETVISGLSLDIPEGCFFTLLGPSGCGKTTLLRTIAGFAPASGGHIRFGGRDVTELPPHKRAIGMVFQDYALFPDKTVADNVAYGLRARGEKGPGVLDKVKVALERVGLGHVMGRHPAALSGGQRQRVALARALVIKPAVLLMDEPLSNLDAKLRVQIRETIIELQREANITTVFVTHDQEEALSMSDLIGVMNKGKVEQLGTPQQIYATPRTGYVADFVGAANRSEVSVRPASAGLVEVEFAGSRLVATDALEGRAERGLLVLRPEDLKISAAPVDGRQSLPATIRGRQYLGARTSYSVECAGGLVLNAEMHGAGHDAFLPGASVHLGFEPAAARVIRS from the coding sequence ATGGGCATAGCGATTTCCAATCTCTCGGTGAAATACGGGGCCGAGACCGTCATTTCCGGTCTGTCCCTCGACATTCCCGAGGGCTGCTTCTTCACGCTGCTGGGGCCGTCCGGCTGCGGCAAGACCACGCTCTTGCGCACCATCGCGGGCTTCGCCCCGGCGAGCGGCGGGCACATCCGCTTCGGCGGCCGCGACGTCACCGAGCTTCCACCGCACAAGCGCGCCATCGGCATGGTCTTTCAGGACTACGCCCTTTTCCCCGACAAGACGGTGGCCGACAATGTCGCCTATGGCCTTCGCGCCCGCGGCGAGAAAGGCCCCGGCGTTCTCGACAAGGTGAAGGTCGCGCTGGAGCGCGTCGGCCTCGGCCATGTCATGGGCCGTCACCCGGCCGCCCTTTCTGGCGGCCAGCGCCAGCGCGTGGCGCTCGCCCGCGCCCTCGTCATCAAGCCGGCCGTGCTTTTGATGGACGAACCGCTTTCCAACCTCGACGCCAAGCTGCGCGTGCAGATTCGCGAGACGATCATCGAACTGCAGCGCGAAGCGAACATCACGACGGTCTTCGTGACGCACGACCAGGAGGAAGCCCTCTCCATGTCCGATCTCATCGGCGTGATGAACAAGGGCAAGGTCGAGCAGCTCGGTACGCCGCAGCAGATCTACGCGACGCCGCGCACCGGCTATGTCGCCGATTTCGTCGGCGCGGCCAACCGTTCCGAAGTGTCCGTGCGCCCGGCTTCCGCCGGCCTCGTCGAGGTCGAGTTCGCCGGCAGCCGCCTCGTGGCGACCGATGCGCTCGAAGGCCGGGCCGAGCGGGGCCTGCTCGTGCTGCGTCCCGAGGACCTGAAGATTTCCGCCGCGCCCGTCGATGGCCGGCAGTCACTGCCCGCGACGATCCGCGGCCGGCAATATCTCGGCGCGCGCACCAGCTACAGCGTCGAATGCGCGGGCGGTCTCGTCCTCAATGCCGAAATGCACGGCGCGGGGCACGACGCCTTCCTGCCGGGCGCCAGTGTCCATCTCGGTTTCGAGCCGGCAGCGGCCCGGGTGATCCGCTCATGA
- a CDS encoding inositol monophosphatase family protein has protein sequence MTSAAPIDDQHVAFAVELADVARTVLRENDMAHVDVTVKPDRSLVTAMDILIEDRLREMISARYPTHGIIGEERDWVRPGSDHVWVLDPIDGTTAFIAGLPYYGTLIALAVGGVPRLGIIDIPAIDSRWIGAEGRQTTRNGRPIRVRACPAIGQAIMTNSNQDYFAPAERPALDRLRAVTGARSYGGASLNYGLLSDGRTDLALDGGQKVFDFAPFRPIVEGAGGIVTDWAGAPLTLESSGQLLGAGDAAVHRQALDLITDLKAAKASA, from the coding sequence ATGACCAGCGCCGCCCCTATCGATGACCAGCATGTGGCCTTTGCCGTGGAACTGGCGGATGTCGCCCGCACCGTGCTGCGGGAAAACGACATGGCGCATGTCGACGTCACCGTAAAACCGGACCGCAGCCTCGTCACCGCGATGGACATCCTCATTGAGGACAGGTTGCGCGAGATGATTTCCGCGCGCTATCCGACCCATGGCATCATCGGCGAGGAACGCGACTGGGTGCGCCCCGGCAGCGATCATGTCTGGGTGCTCGATCCCATCGACGGCACGACGGCCTTCATTGCCGGCCTGCCGTACTATGGCACGCTGATCGCGCTTGCCGTCGGCGGCGTGCCGCGGCTCGGCATCATCGATATTCCCGCCATCGATTCCCGCTGGATCGGCGCCGAGGGCCGGCAGACGACGCGCAACGGCCGGCCGATCCGCGTGCGGGCCTGCCCCGCGATCGGGCAGGCGATCATGACCAACAGCAACCAGGATTATTTCGCTCCCGCCGAGCGTCCCGCGCTCGACCGGCTGCGGGCCGTTACCGGCGCGCGCTCCTATGGCGGGGCGAGCCTCAACTACGGCCTGCTCTCCGACGGGCGAACCGACCTGGCGCTCGACGGCGGCCAGAAGGTCTTCGATTTCGCGCCGTTCCGGCCCATCGTGGAAGGAGCGGGCGGCATCGTCACCGACTGGGCCGGCGCGCCGCTGACGCTGGAAAGCTCCGGCCAGCTCCTGGGTGCGGGCGACGCCGCCGTGCACCGCCAGGCGCTCGATCTGATTACCGACCTGAAGGCCGCCAAGGCCAGCGCGTAG
- a CDS encoding DeoR/GlpR family DNA-binding transcription regulator: protein MWQEERQQKIRSLLAAYGQVSIDRIVEDFGVSRETIRRDLMEMEVAGELRRVRGGAIPMAAREDTTFGVRITLRLQEKRTICATALSYLESGQTIFMDAGSTSSTMAEALAGPTGLTNLTILTNSIDVASQLTERPGELSRGTRVILLAGNVKQDPMETYGEATINDIQRYRADVALLAPWGVDATMGAMNYFLHGAEIARAMVRNSGRTIILADHSKVGVVSRSVFCETGEMAHLITDAKARQKPGFEALAATVPGLVVAGE from the coding sequence ATGTGGCAAGAAGAGCGCCAGCAAAAGATCCGTTCGCTGCTTGCGGCCTATGGCCAGGTGTCGATCGACCGTATCGTCGAGGACTTCGGCGTCTCCCGCGAAACGATCCGCCGCGACCTCATGGAAATGGAGGTGGCCGGGGAGTTGCGCCGGGTGCGCGGCGGCGCCATTCCCATGGCCGCGCGCGAGGACACGACCTTCGGCGTGCGCATCACGCTCCGCCTTCAGGAAAAGCGCACGATCTGCGCCACCGCGCTCAGCTATCTGGAAAGCGGCCAGACGATCTTCATGGATGCCGGCTCGACCAGCTCGACCATGGCCGAGGCGCTGGCCGGCCCGACGGGTCTGACCAATCTCACCATCCTGACCAACTCCATCGACGTCGCGAGCCAGTTGACGGAACGGCCGGGCGAGCTTTCGCGCGGCACCCGCGTCATCCTGCTCGCCGGCAACGTCAAGCAGGACCCGATGGAAACTTACGGCGAGGCGACGATCAACGACATCCAGCGCTACCGCGCCGATGTCGCCTTGCTCGCCCCCTGGGGTGTCGACGCCACGATGGGTGCGATGAACTACTTCCTGCACGGCGCGGAGATCGCCCGCGCCATGGTGCGCAATTCCGGCCGCACGATCATCCTCGCCGATCATTCCAAGGTCGGCGTCGTCAGCCGCTCGGTCTTCTGCGAGACGGGTGAGATGGCCCATCTCATCACCGACGCCAAGGCGCGGCAGAAGCCCGGCTTCGAGGCGTTGGCCGCAACGGTGCCGGGGCTTGTCGTGGCGGGTGAATAG
- a CDS encoding ABC transporter substrate-binding protein → MKRRFALASALAVLCSHVFSAGGAEAAGMTVYCPMSEDDCGAVLKAFKDDTGIEAQFVRIGAGEILARIRAEKANPQAGLWLAGAADNFIQAASEGLLAAHKTAGVEKVDPRYTDKEGRWTPISLSPIVFAYSQQVLDEIGAKPPTSWKSFADPVFKDSIALAHPASSGTAYVALASIVQLDGEEPAFALMKEIDKNVVQYTRSGVAPSRMVANNEIALAMAYTQDIEAALAQGYPVGYSFPEEGTGFEVNAAAAIANAPEEQAKGAAAFLDWILTEKGQAAIGATFRGPIVPGYKNPEAKIDLTNVKMIDYNFTWAGENRARLLERYENDVRHKADAK, encoded by the coding sequence ATGAAACGCCGTTTCGCGCTGGCTTCAGCGCTTGCAGTCCTGTGCTCGCATGTGTTCTCGGCCGGTGGCGCCGAGGCGGCCGGCATGACCGTCTATTGCCCGATGTCGGAAGACGATTGCGGCGCCGTCCTGAAGGCATTCAAGGACGATACCGGTATCGAGGCGCAGTTCGTGCGCATCGGCGCGGGTGAAATCCTCGCCCGTATCCGCGCCGAGAAGGCCAATCCGCAGGCCGGCCTGTGGCTCGCCGGCGCAGCCGACAACTTCATCCAGGCCGCTTCCGAAGGCCTGCTCGCCGCGCACAAGACGGCCGGCGTCGAGAAGGTCGATCCGCGCTACACCGACAAGGAAGGCCGCTGGACGCCGATCTCGCTGTCGCCCATCGTCTTCGCCTACAGCCAGCAGGTTCTCGACGAAATCGGCGCGAAGCCGCCGACGAGCTGGAAGTCCTTCGCCGATCCGGTCTTCAAGGACAGCATCGCGCTGGCCCATCCGGCATCCTCGGGCACGGCCTATGTCGCGCTCGCCTCCATCGTCCAGCTCGACGGCGAGGAACCCGCCTTCGCCCTGATGAAGGAGATCGACAAGAACGTGGTGCAGTACACCCGTTCGGGCGTCGCGCCCTCGCGCATGGTCGCCAACAACGAGATCGCGCTCGCGATGGCCTATACGCAGGACATCGAAGCCGCGCTCGCCCAGGGCTATCCGGTCGGCTATTCCTTCCCGGAAGAAGGCACCGGCTTTGAAGTGAACGCCGCCGCGGCCATCGCCAACGCGCCGGAAGAACAGGCCAAGGGCGCCGCCGCCTTCCTCGACTGGATCCTGACCGAAAAGGGCCAGGCCGCCATCGGCGCCACGTTCCGCGGCCCCATCGTGCCGGGCTACAAGAACCCCGAAGCCAAGATCGACCTCACCAATGTGAAGATGATCGACTACAACTTCACCTGGGCCGGCGAGAACCGCGCACGCCTGCTGGAGCGCTACGAAAACGACGTGCGCCACAAGGCTGACGCCAAGTAA